CCCACGCCAGCATGGGGGAGCATGGTCAGCGAGGCCAGGGCCGTGCAGAGCATCGCCTGGTGGAACGCGGTCTTTCCCGGCCTGGCCATCGTCATCTTCGTGACCAGCGCCAACCTCATGGGCGAGGGCCTGCGCCAGCGCCGGTGAGCGTCGGGAGGGTAACCATTCCCCCCTCATCCCCAGCCCTTCTCCCCCAGCAAAACCGGGGGAGAAGGGAGAAGCGAATCGTTTTGAGTCAACCGCGCGGCCGTGTCCATGGGGCCGCGGCGCCAGATCCGTTCAGGAGAGAACGACCATGCGTACCTTTTTCAACAACTGTCGCCTGGTGGACGGGACCGGGGCCAGGGCGGTGGAGTCGGCCCTGGTGGTGGTCACCGACGACCAGATCACCTGGTGCGGCCCGGCGGATGCAGCCGAGGCGCCCACGCCCGTGGCCGGTGACCGCCAGGTGGATCTGGCGGGGCGGACCCTGTTGCCCGGCCTTTTCAACGTGCACGTACACCTGGCCCTGCGCCTGCCCTTCCCGGAGCAGCGCATCGACCCCTTTGCCCCCGGCTACCGGGCCATGCTCATCTATCGCCGGGCCCTGGAGGCCATCTACAGCGGTACCACCAGCCTCCGGGCCGTGGGCGAGGCCCACTTCATGGACATCGCGGTACGCAACGCCATTAACAAGGGCGTGCTGCCGGGGCCCCGCATCCAGTCGGCCGGCAGCGCCCTCATCGCCACCGGCGGCCACGGCCACAACTCCGTGAGCTGCATCGAGGCCGACGGGGTGGACGGCTTCCGCCGGGCCGCCCGGGAGCAGTTGCGGGCCGGCGCGGACCTGATCAAGATCTGCCTGACCGGCGGCATCGGCACCCCCGGCGAACAGCCCGCCGACAAGCAGATGAGCGACGATGAGGTGGCCGCGGTGGTGGAGGTGGCCCACGGCGCCAACAAACGGGTGGCCTCCCACACCGGCGGTAGCCAGCCGGTCAAGGACGCGGTGCGCCTGGGGGTGGACTGCATCGAACACGGCTACCAGTTCGACGAGGAGGCGGCCCAGATGATGGCCGAGGCCGGTACCTTTCTGGTACCCACCCTCTGCGTCACCCAGGAGCTGGACTACATGCGCCGCCATGGCGTCCAGGAGTGGATGCTCACCAAGGCCCGGGCCGCCGCCGTGGAGCATCTCAACTCCATCCGCCGGGCCGTCGCCGCAGGGGTGACCCTCTGCGTGGGGACGGACCTGTTGCCCAGCGACCCGGTGGACGGGACCGTGGCCACCATCCGAGAGGTGGAGCTGCTGGTGGAGGCCGGCCTCTCGCCCCTGGATGCCCTGCGCGCGGCCACTTTCAACTCGGCCCGGCTCTGTGGCGTGGAGCGGCTGACGGGCACCATTGCGGCGGGCAAGCAGGCAGACCTGATCGTGGTGGACGGCCGGCCCGACGTGGAGATCCGGGATCTGCGCCAGGTGCGCCTGGTGATGAAGGATGGCGCGGTCTTCCGCAACGAGCTGCCCAACCTGGATGCGCCCGGCCTGGCCCTGCCCGGAGTGGAACTGGCCGGGGGCACCTTTGCCCGGGTCTACTGAAATTCGTACAGTCTGCCGGGATTGACTGGCGTTTGGCAAGCGGGCCGTCCCCGTGCAAAATAAAGGGCACAAATGTTGTCCGTTGGGATTTTTGTGAAATAGGAGTTGCCATGGCCAAATCGAAAGCTCACCCAACCGCCCGGAGCCGTCGAGAACGGGCCCGGGCGGAGCGAGCCCGCCGTCGCCGCAACCAGATGCTGCTCCTGTGGGGCAGCGTGGCGCTCTTCGCCGTGATCATCGGCGCGGTCATCGCCCTGAACATCCGCAACAGCCGGCCGGTAGCCGGTGAGGAGACCTTCGCCTCTCAGGGGAACCTCCACATCGCCTTCGGCAGTGTCTCGCCCATCGCCTACAATTCCACCCCGCCCAGCTCCGGTCCCCACTATGAGACCCTGGTGAGCTGGGGCGTCTACACCGAGCCCCAACGCTACGAACACCTGGTCCACAACCTGGAGGACGGCGGCGTGATCGTCTACTATCAGTGTCCCGAAGGCTGTCCGGAGGTGGTGGATGCCCTGCGGGAGATCGTGGACCCGTACATCCAGGCCCGGCGCCACGTGATCATGGTGCCCAACGATCCGTCCTGGACCATCGGCAACAGCCAGCCCCTGCACCAGGACATGGGCGCGCGCATTGCGGTAGTCGCCTGGCAGAAGGTCCTCAAGATGGACGAGGTGGACGCGGAACGGATCCGGGCCTTCATCGAGCGCTATGAGGGCATCGATCATCACGTGGCCGGCATCGGGTAGGGCCGGTTCCAGGCCAGAGCCATGGCAGATTCCGTGATGGTCGAAGTCCGTCGCCTCTCCCTGGAACGGGGCGGCGTTCCCGTGCTGCGGGAGGTCTCCCTCACGGCAGACCGGGGGCAAATCGTGGGGCTGTTGGGGCCCAGCGGCAGCGGCAAGTCGACCCTGTTGCGCTGCATCAACCGCCTGCTGGAGCCGCCGCCCCAGACGGTCTTCGTGGATGGGCGGGATGTGACCCGGGTGGATGTGATTCAACTGCGGCGACAGGTGGGGATGGTCTTCCAGCAGCCGGTGCTCTTCCCCGGCACGGTGGCCGACAACCTGCGCTACGGGCCGGCCCTGCGGGGGGAGTCCCTGGGCGACGCCGAGCTGCGGGCGCTGTTGGAGCAGGCCGACCTGGACCCGGCCCTGGCAGATCGCCCGGCATCGGAGCTATCTGGTGGCCAGGCCCAGCGGGTCGCCCTGGCCCGCACCCTGGCCAACCGCCCCCAGGTGCTGCTCATGGACGAGCCCACCAGTGCGCTGGATCCGGCCTCCCGGCGTCACATCGAGGAACAGGTCCGGCGCAGCAGCCGGAAAGATGGGCTGGCGGTCATCTGGGTGACCCACGACGTGGAACAGGCGGAGCACATCGCCGACTACCTCTACCTGCTGGTGGATGGCCAGATAGTGGACCAGGGCGAACCGGCCCACGTGCTCCATGCCCAGGGCGATCATGAGCATCTGCTCTCCCGCTTCGCCGCGGGGGAGCTGGCCGGCCGGCATTCTTGAAGAACCTGGAGTCCCCTACCATGTTGGACTTTTTCTGGGCCATCGATTTTCCCCGGGTGTTGGCCAGCATTGCCCTGGTGGCCCTGGCTGGCCTGCTGGGCTACTGGCAGCGGGCTGGCCTCGGCCAGGACCTGGTCATGGCCACGGTGCGCTCCTTTGTCCAGCTCATCGCCATTGGCTATGCCCTGGACCTCATCTTCGCCCAGGAGAGCGTGGGCTGGACCCTTTTCCTGATCGTGGTCATGCTGGCCGTGGCGGCGTACACCTCGGCCCAGCGGGGCAGTGGCATCCCCAACACCCTCTTCATCACCTCGGCCAGCATCGGCGTGGGCACCCTCCTGACCATCGGCCTGCTGGTGGCGTTGGGCATCTTTCGTTTTGTTCCCCAGCTCATCATTCCGGTGGCCGGCATGGTCATCGGCAACACCATGACCACCTGTTCCCTGGTCATGGCCCGGCTGCGGGACGACGTGGTGGAGCAGCGTCTCCAGATCGAGACGGCCCTGGCCCTGGGCGCGACCAGCCGCCAGGCCGTCCAGCCTATCCTGCGCCGTTCCATCCGGGCGGCCATGTTGCCGGTGATCGACACCACCAAGACGGTGGGCCTGATCAAGCTGCCGGGCGCCATGACGGGCATGATCCTGGCTGGAGCTTCCCCCCTGGAGGCCGTCCAGCTTCAAATTATTGTCATGTACATGCTGGTGGGCGCAACCGCGTTCACGGCCCTGGCTGCGGCCTTTCTCACGGCCCGGGTCTTCTTCACCCCGGCCCATCAGCTCCGCCTGCCGGCCGCGCTGACCCCAGCCGGGGAGGCGTGAGTTCCTGGCTAGACTACCTGGTTCCGCAGGGGCCTCTCCCCCCGACGGAGCCGCTCCAGGTTTTCCAGCAAGATGTCCAGCAGATTTTCTTCATAGCGGCGGGTCTCGCCTGCGGTGTGGGGCGTGATCAGGACGTTCTCCAGGTCCCAGAAGGGGGAGTCCGCGGGCAACGGCTCATCCCAGAAGTGGTCGATGGCCGCGCCGGCGATGGTGCCGTTGCGGAGCGCATCCAGCAGGGCGGGCTCGTCCACGCAGCCGCCCCGGGCCACGTTGATCAGGTAGGCTGAGGGCTTCATGGCGGCCAGGGCGGCCCTGTCCATCAGCCGGGCCGTCTCTGGGGTCAGCGGGCAGGTGAGGGCCACGAAGTCGGCCTGGGGCAGCAGATCGGCCAGCCGGTCCGGTGGGTGGACTTCGTGGGCAGTCTCCGGCGCTGCGGTGGCCGGGTTGCGCTTGGTGGCCAGGACCCGCATGTCGAAGGCCCGGGCGAGGCGGGCCAGCCGGGAGCCGATCCCGCCCAGCCCCACGATCAGGAGGGTCTTGCCGCCCAGCTCATCCTCTCGCCGGTCCACGTCCGGGATCATGCCCCGCCAGAAGTGGCGGCGCTGGTTGTCCCGGGCGGTGGGGAGGTGGCGGGTGAGGGCCAGGATCAGGGCCATGGCATGTTCACTGACCGCGTTGCGGTTGACGCCCTGGGCACTGGCCAGGTGGATGCCCCGGCGGCGCAGTTCGTCCAGGGGGAACTGGTCGTAGCCTGCGCCGATGGACTGGATGAAGCGGAGGCGGGGCGCCTTCTCCAGGAGCTCGTGGCGCC
This sequence is a window from Litorilinea aerophila. Protein-coding genes within it:
- a CDS encoding metal-dependent hydrolase family protein, with the protein product MRTFFNNCRLVDGTGARAVESALVVVTDDQITWCGPADAAEAPTPVAGDRQVDLAGRTLLPGLFNVHVHLALRLPFPEQRIDPFAPGYRAMLIYRRALEAIYSGTTSLRAVGEAHFMDIAVRNAINKGVLPGPRIQSAGSALIATGGHGHNSVSCIEADGVDGFRRAAREQLRAGADLIKICLTGGIGTPGEQPADKQMSDDEVAAVVEVAHGANKRVASHTGGSQPVKDAVRLGVDCIEHGYQFDEEAAQMMAEAGTFLVPTLCVTQELDYMRRHGVQEWMLTKARAAAVEHLNSIRRAVAAGVTLCVGTDLLPSDPVDGTVATIREVELLVEAGLSPLDALRAATFNSARLCGVERLTGTIAAGKQADLIVVDGRPDVEIRDLRQVRLVMKDGAVFRNELPNLDAPGLALPGVELAGGTFARVY
- a CDS encoding DUF3105 domain-containing protein, yielding MAKSKAHPTARSRRERARAERARRRRNQMLLLWGSVALFAVIIGAVIALNIRNSRPVAGEETFASQGNLHIAFGSVSPIAYNSTPPSSGPHYETLVSWGVYTEPQRYEHLVHNLEDGGVIVYYQCPEGCPEVVDALREIVDPYIQARRHVIMVPNDPSWTIGNSQPLHQDMGARIAVVAWQKVLKMDEVDAERIRAFIERYEGIDHHVAGIG
- a CDS encoding ABC transporter ATP-binding protein, giving the protein MVEVRRLSLERGGVPVLREVSLTADRGQIVGLLGPSGSGKSTLLRCINRLLEPPPQTVFVDGRDVTRVDVIQLRRQVGMVFQQPVLFPGTVADNLRYGPALRGESLGDAELRALLEQADLDPALADRPASELSGGQAQRVALARTLANRPQVLLMDEPTSALDPASRRHIEEQVRRSSRKDGLAVIWVTHDVEQAEHIADYLYLLVDGQIVDQGEPAHVLHAQGDHEHLLSRFAAGELAGRHS
- a CDS encoding ABC transporter permease, with the translated sequence MLDFFWAIDFPRVLASIALVALAGLLGYWQRAGLGQDLVMATVRSFVQLIAIGYALDLIFAQESVGWTLFLIVVMLAVAAYTSAQRGSGIPNTLFITSASIGVGTLLTIGLLVALGIFRFVPQLIIPVAGMVIGNTMTTCSLVMARLRDDVVEQRLQIETALALGATSRQAVQPILRRSIRAAMLPVIDTTKTVGLIKLPGAMTGMILAGASPLEAVQLQIIVMYMLVGATAFTALAAAFLTARVFFTPAHQLRLPAALTPAGEA
- a CDS encoding D-2-hydroxyacid dehydrogenase; the encoded protein is MDSIPTPTVCFAHPAYQLADRFARRQTGIPHFQVWSPSALAERIGEADVLVISGFWRHELLEKAPRLRFIQSIGAGYDQFPLDELRRRGIHLASAQGVNRNAVSEHAMALILALTRHLPTARDNQRRHFWRGMIPDVDRREDELGGKTLLIVGLGGIGSRLARLARAFDMRVLATKRNPATAAPETAHEVHPPDRLADLLPQADFVALTCPLTPETARLMDRAALAAMKPSAYLINVARGGCVDEPALLDALRNGTIAGAAIDHFWDEPLPADSPFWDLENVLITPHTAGETRRYEENLLDILLENLERLRRGERPLRNQVV